A single genomic interval of Arthrobacter methylotrophus harbors:
- a CDS encoding carbon-nitrogen hydrolase family protein, protein MRLAVAQIISGADPTANLDLVREYAAQAKTAGAALVVFPEAVMRAFGHSLADVAEPLDGPWAEEVRRIAKELNIAIVLGMFTPGQGSRVRNTLLVTGPGIDASYDKVHLFDAFGFTESETVDAGERPVTFELHGTVFGLATCYDVRFPALFSANARAGAQVNIVCASWGAGEGKAEQWDLLVRARALDSTTFVVACGQGDPETMGAEPAGAAPTGIGRSAVISPLGSTLAKLEGEPELVVVDIDPSLVNDVRTKIPVLANARQFQVSAEPSLSTDTK, encoded by the coding sequence ATGCGTCTTGCAGTCGCTCAAATCATCAGCGGTGCTGACCCAACGGCCAACCTCGACTTGGTGAGGGAATACGCCGCTCAGGCCAAAACGGCGGGCGCCGCACTTGTCGTCTTCCCTGAGGCAGTTATGCGCGCCTTCGGGCACTCGCTTGCCGACGTCGCCGAGCCCCTCGATGGCCCGTGGGCTGAGGAAGTACGCCGCATAGCCAAGGAACTAAACATTGCGATCGTCTTAGGAATGTTCACTCCCGGACAGGGCAGCCGGGTACGGAACACTCTGCTGGTCACAGGACCGGGCATTGACGCCTCCTATGACAAGGTCCACCTCTTCGACGCCTTCGGCTTCACCGAATCGGAAACCGTTGACGCGGGCGAAAGACCCGTAACTTTTGAGCTCCATGGCACCGTCTTCGGATTAGCAACCTGCTACGACGTCCGTTTCCCCGCCCTCTTCTCGGCCAACGCCAGAGCGGGCGCCCAAGTCAACATTGTTTGCGCATCTTGGGGTGCCGGCGAGGGAAAGGCAGAGCAGTGGGACCTGCTAGTCCGTGCCCGGGCCCTAGACAGCACCACCTTTGTGGTGGCCTGCGGTCAAGGGGATCCCGAAACCATGGGGGCGGAACCCGCGGGCGCTGCTCCGACCGGGATCGGCCGCAGCGCAGTGATCTCTCCACTGGGCTCCACTTTGGCGAAGCTTGAGGGAGAACCTGAGCTGGTCGTAGTAGATATCGATCCTTCGCTGGTGAACGATGTGCGCACCAAAATTCCGGTGCTGGCCAACGCCCGCCAGTTCCAGGTGTCCGCCGAGCCTTCCCTATCAACTGATACGAAGTGA
- a CDS encoding NAD(P)H-dependent oxidoreductase, whose protein sequence is MRLKATIVVGNPKPMSRTLTVAKTLVEKLLDPGHYVLEIIDLADHTDEIFAWPSDEMAALNARVAESDLVVFASPTYKASYTGLLKAFLDRYPTNGLSGVTAIPVHMGGDLTHAMSPTVNLAPLLVELGAVVPGRGFYFVSKQMDRLEEIAGQAAAEYAANLACLAKVASTTVHFPEPVA, encoded by the coding sequence ATGAGACTGAAAGCAACGATCGTTGTGGGAAATCCCAAACCGATGTCACGCACGCTTACGGTCGCGAAGACCTTGGTTGAGAAGCTCCTCGATCCCGGTCATTACGTGCTGGAGATCATTGATTTGGCCGACCACACAGATGAGATTTTCGCATGGCCCTCTGACGAAATGGCGGCGCTGAATGCCCGGGTCGCAGAGAGTGACCTAGTGGTGTTTGCTTCCCCCACATATAAGGCCAGTTACACAGGACTTCTCAAGGCCTTCCTTGACAGGTATCCGACAAATGGTCTTTCTGGGGTAACAGCAATTCCGGTTCATATGGGAGGGGATCTCACCCACGCCATGAGTCCTACGGTCAACCTCGCACCTCTTTTGGTCGAATTGGGGGCGGTCGTTCCGGGCCGGGGCTTCTACTTCGTGTCCAAGCAAATGGACCGTCTGGAAGAAATCGCCGGACAAGCTGCCGCGGAGTATGCAGCCAACCTCGCCTGCCTCGCTAAAGTCGCGTCAACAACGGTCCATTTTCCCGAACCGGTTGCGTAA